DNA sequence from the candidate division WOR-3 bacterium genome:
AAATTAATTGACAATAGAAATGGTCATGTCCAGAAAAGACATAGTCAACGCCATATTTCACAAACAATTTATGAAAAGTATCGGGCTTATTATTAATATAAGCATCTTTCCAAAACGATTTATGCATAAAACAGAAAATGGTGGCGCTCTGCTTAAGTTTACTCAGTGTCGAATTCAACCAGTTCAATTGAATAGTATCAATCTCATTAACTTTTTCTTGTCGGCTATTATCTAAGACAACAAAATGATTATTACCAATTGAAAAAGCATAATATGGTTTTTGATAACCAATGCGATAAAGATAAATTCGAAAACTCAGAGAATCCCATATATCGTGATTGCCGGGGGTAAAGTAAAATTTCTGTTTCCATTTACCGAGATTAGAAAAAATTGAATCCCACTCAAGGTTAATGGTAGTTTCATTTTTTGTATATCCTTCAATTAAATCACCAACATTAATAATAAAGTCTGGTTTGATGGAATCAATCGCTAAAAGTATTTGTTCAAAAATTTCTTGCTCTGCGCTACCAGTCCTATCGCCTAAAACTACAAAGGTAAAATTTTTTTTATCAACACGAGGATTTATTGTTTGACTATAGACAAAAATGGGTAATAAAAGAAAGAATATAATTTTAATATGTTTCATAGAAGTATTATAGATATTTTTAAGATATGGTCAAGGTCTGGTAAATACTGTTCCAAAGAATTCTATTATTTTTGTTTGATTAATAGAATATAATCAAGTTTTGTGTAAAATTTGATAGTGTTTTACTTATATCTGTATCCCAGCAGTATCGGGGCTAGGGTCGGGTTAGCCTAATCTTGGCCAACAGCCAGCACAGAACAAAGACTGTCTTATCCGATAATCGGCATACAAGGTTGCATACCAGTTAGGCTTATTTGTCTATTAAAATGTCTCGGAAGATTTATCGTTAGAAAAAATAAACTTTTACTCTGACATTCTATTGTATGAAATCTTCTTTTCTATTTCATAGGTTGTTTCTAAGATATTTTGCATCAAACTATAAGGAAAACTCTGAAGTTAAATCAGAAAGAAAGTTTAAGTTGCAAGGTGTGACTTTTTTAGTGTTTATTGATATGAGCGTTCTTGAAAAGTAGTGCTTGAGGCACGTATCTGTATCGGTGAAACATAGAAAAAATAAGAAAATATTCAGTAAGTTCAATTTATAATTGTAGTAAGAATTGATTTTTACAGGATTCTTCGATATTAATTCTTGACTTATAGATTTTTCAGAATAGAATTGGGATTATGTTAAAGGTTGGTGACTTAGTCTTGCTTTATCATAATGAGCGAGCAAAATATCTTATTGCTGTTCAAGACAAAGGGCATTTTTCAACTCACAAAGGAAATATTGACTTTGCCGAGGTTCTACATAAGAGTTTTGGTGAGGTTATAAATACTCATACAGGTATTCCATTTTTTATCCTAAGACCAACCTTGGCTGATTTGTCGATGAAAGTTAGAAGGACAACAACAATAGTTTATCCGAAAGATGCTGGACTAATGCTACTGAGAAGTTTTGTTTATCCTGGAGCACAGGTGATTGAAACCGGCACCGGTAGTGGTGCTTTGACTGCAATTCTTGCGACTTATGTGCAACCTTATGGGAAAGTTTATTCTTATGAAGTCCGACAGGATTTTTCGGATAATGCTAAAGAAAATCTAAAACGATTAGGTTTAGATAATTATGTTGAGTTTTATGTTCGTGATGTGGAAAAACAAGGATTTGAGCAAAAAGAGGTTGATGCGGTTTTTGTTGACCTGCCAGAGCCCTGGATTGCCATCAGACCGGCTTTTGATGCCTTAAAAGGTGGTTCTTCATTCTGTTCATTAAGTCCAAATACCGAGCAAGTTAGAAAGACAAAATCAGTTTTAGAATTAGAAGGTTTTGTCAGAATTAAAGTGGTTGAGATTTGGGAACGGGAACTTTTAGTCAGAGTTACCGGCACAAGACCAGCCGAACGGATGGTTTCCCATACCGCGTATCTGGTATTTGCACAGAAAGGACAGAGAATAATAAAAAGTAATGTGTAGTAAGCGAGAGCAATGGATAAATGTTAAGATCAGATAACACTCAATAAAATGATTGGCAATGGGAGAATTGTGCTTGATATTATGACTAATCATAAAATGGCTCGCATGTCAACGCACCGTAATCTCAGCGCACTTTGTTGGTACTCAAAATGGAGAAATAATTATGGCTTCATTTTGCATTACATTTTGATATTTTCATTTTTCATTGTGTGTTTGGTCCGATGTTCCAGTTCAACCAATAAAGTTACCGGTAAACGCATTGTATCATTAGTTCCCAGTGTCACAGAAATTATATATGCTTTGGGTCGGGATAGTCTTTTAGTGGGCAATACAATCTATTGTGATTATCCTGAACCAGCAAAAAAGATTTATAAAGTTGGTGATTTTTCTAATCCTTCTTTAGAAAAAATTCTTAAAAGAAAACCAACATTAGTATGTGCAACTTTGCCTGAACAAAAGAATATTGTGGAACAACTGAAAAGATATAAAATCCCAGTTTTTTGTAGTAAGCCTAGTTCAATTGATAACCTGTTTCAGGAGATGATTGCGATTAGTAAATTAGTGGATGCTGAAGAGCAAGGTAAGATTTTAGTTTCCGCACTTAAA
Encoded proteins:
- a CDS encoding tRNA (adenine-N1)-methyltransferase; amino-acid sequence: MLKVGDLVLLYHNERAKYLIAVQDKGHFSTHKGNIDFAEVLHKSFGEVINTHTGIPFFILRPTLADLSMKVRRTTTIVYPKDAGLMLLRSFVYPGAQVIETGTGSGALTAILATYVQPYGKVYSYEVRQDFSDNAKENLKRLGLDNYVEFYVRDVEKQGFEQKEVDAVFVDLPEPWIAIRPAFDALKGGSSFCSLSPNTEQVRKTKSVLELEGFVRIKVVEIWERELLVRVTGTRPAERMVSHTAYLVFAQKGQRIIKSNV
- a CDS encoding cobalamin-binding protein — translated: MIGNGRIVLDIMTNHKMARMSTHRNLSALCWYSKWRNNYGFILHYILIFSFFIVCLVRCSSSTNKVTGKRIVSLVPSVTEIIYALGRDSLLVGNTIYCDYPEPAKKIYKVGDFSNPSLEKILKRKPTLVCATLPEQKNIVEQLKRYKIPVFCSKPSSIDNLFQEMIAISKLVDAEEQGKILVSALKNRLIEIANKHNIIDSPKVYIEIAGTPIMTIGNLSYINDLVRYAGAINVFADVSREYFVTNSEELIKRNPDIILILHPSATKSQIRKRVGWSQISAIKKNRIYAELNPDYFFRPGPRFILAVEELAKIVYSTSKKRK